Part of the Nicotiana sylvestris chromosome 5, ASM39365v2, whole genome shotgun sequence genome is shown below.
attGTCTTCAGACAGTGAGGATggtgtccttagaccatgacgtcctgggccacgAATCGTGAGATAAGGGATtcacatgccatgaaatgatgttctcaggccatgagaatggtgcctctgaactatgatgcctttgaataatgatgtgcagtatTGAAAGATCCTCATGCCAtaacatggtgtcttcaggctatgaggatgatgccttcgaacTATGGCGCCTTCAGATAGAGACATGATGATGGATCATATAAGCAAaacaagatagagcttagtctttcATAGGATCGGTATAGAGCTTAGCCCCAGAAAAGGCAAAATAGTGCTAGGTTTCAGATAGTGTAACATTCAGCATTAGACAAGgaaaggtagagcttagccttatgtagaggcatggcttagcctcatgcaaggagaggagataatgcttagtctcatgcaagggaaggcagtgcttagccttatgcaaattgggaggcaaggcttagcctcatgcaagatacgagacaatgcttagtctcatgcaaggaaagacagtacttagctttatgcaaatgaggaggcagggcttagcctcatgcaagattcgagacaatgcttagtctcatgcaatggaaggcagtgcttagccttatgcaaacggggaggcagggcttagcctcatgcaaaattcgagacagtgcttagtctcatgcaaggaaaggcagttattagcctcatgcaataaagggagacaatgcttagtctcatgcaatagacaaatagcaagtaggagaagaatatttcttagctggagatatatttgtgtTTGGCGGCCTTGCCGTTATGAAGATAGTGATTTTGGTATGCGTATACTTGTGAATGCTCCTATAATGTTCattgtgcctgcatccaaagaaaaattatgattttttcGGGGAAGGCTGGTTCGTGTCTTCGCCTgcttgctttgctttgctctggGGATCCTGTTTGAGTTATCCTAGGTAATATCTGGCTGTCATAGAAATAAAatgtttttgaaaaatatgcGTGTATTTGATGAAATAGAGTTATTTGGAAAACATAGTGGTAtgtaatatcaagtaaattagatgaaccaatgactgtgacacttTAAGAGACATTGCGACTTCCttgcattagaattttgagggtcctcctcaaaatcctGCCCCTATTTAGCAAGTGATCCTTCGGCCGTTCTGCATGTGACAAAGTTTGTTGGACTTTCTCCTGAATTTttagaatccttctcaaaattctgccccagttacttAACTGATTCTCTGACTGTCATATTATGACATCGACTTGACTTGTTCCGGAATTTTGGGGGTCCtgctcaaaattctgccccagtttctggttgTGGggtaaaatgaaaattttattgaaatttgtccGAACCACatggctacctacgtatcccctcttaaatgggaatcaggtcaagcatagttcagttacatcagatgaagaaatgcaaacaatttaaacatagtatctcttgactgcattcatattgataggctttggccaaacttctccgtccatttatgCGAGTCcaagtgctcctcctgttagtaccctgtgaaccatgtagggtCCTTGCCCATTGGGCGAAAACTTTCCTTTGGCTTTATCTTGGTGTGGGAAGATTCGTTTCAACACCAGCTACCCTAGTGTGAACAGTctaggtttgacccttttgttaaaAGCTCTAgatattctgttctgataaagctgaccatgacatactgcattcatcctttttctGTCGATAAGAGACAACTGTTCATAGtgactccttatccattctgcatcactaagCTATGCTTCCTGTATAATTGTCAAAGAAGGAATCTcgacctcggcgggaatgacagctttagtaccgtaaaccagcatgtagggagttgctccggttgatgtgcAAACCGTTTTACGATATCCCAATaaggcaaatggtaatttctcgtgccattgcttgtggttGTCTACTATTTTCCTCGGAactttcttgatgtttttgtttgcggCTTCCACGGTTCCATTCGTTTGAGGTCGTTAtgctgtggaattcttatgcttgatcttgaaggtttcacacaaaGCTTTCATTAAATCACTATTGAGGTTAGCGGCATTGTCGGTAATTATGGATTCTGGCaccccgaatcggcaaacaatatgaTCCCTGACAAAatttgcgacgactttcttggttacaacctTGTAGGATacggcctcaacccattttgtgaagtagtctatggacACTAAAATGAACATGTGCTTGTTTGAAGCGGCATGCTCAATTGGAcggatgacatccattccccaagtggcAAAAGGctaaggtgcacttgttgcactgagttcatttggtggtacccgtatcatatctgcatgtaatTGACACTAGTGACACTTCTAAACATACCTGATGCAGTCTATTtacatagtcatccaaaagtatcatgctcttaatatcttcttggctagaacgaaaccattcatgtgcagcCCGCAGGTTCCGGCGTGTATCTCCTCGAGCAATCTGGAAGCTTCTTTGGCATCAACACACCGTGATAATCCTAGGTTTGGAGTCCTTATGTACAGAGTTCctccactttggaagaaatgattggacaatctccggagcaTGCATTTCTGAGGATGATTTGCATGCTTCGGGTATTCTCCTCTTGCCAAGTagtccttgatatcgtgaaaccaggGATTTccgtctgtttcttcttcaacatgagcacaataagctggctgaatATGGATCCTTACTGGAATgagatcgatgaaattcttatctggatgttgtatcatggaagataAAGTAGCCAGTGCATCTGCGAACTCGTTCTGGATtcttggaacatgtttgaattctatcttcgtgaacctcttcatCAATTCTTGCACATGATATAGATATAGTAGTATCTTACTATTCtttgtagcccattctccttgaacctgatgtaccagaagatccgaatcaccaattaccagcaactcttgtatattgatgcaagcctcatattctgccatattgttggtgcatggtaACCTGAGCTTCAcggacaccggataatgttgacctgtcTCTGACACCGAAACTGCTCCAATACCCACtgctttgaaatttgcagctccgtcgaaaaatatACTCCAACCGTCATAGGTTTCGGTAatatcttctcctacaaatgacacttcttcatcaagaaaatacattttcaatggTTCTTATTCCCCTCCTACAGGATTTTATGCAAGATGATTTGCTAAagcctgtcccttgaccgctttctgagtcacatagacaatatcaaactcactcaacaatatCTACCATTTGGCTAGTTTCCCTATGGGCATTGGTTTTTGAAAgatgtatttcaagggatccatcctcgatatgaggtatgtagtgtaggcacagaagtagtgcctcaatttttgagcaaTCTATGTCAAGGCGCAGCAGGTACATTCGAGCAAAGAATActatgcttcataaggtgtgaacttcttactcaagtaatatatggcatGCTCTTTTCTTTCCAtctcgtcatgttgccccaaaacACAACCGAAAGCCCTATGTAGTATGAacaaatagagtagcaaaggtctacCAGGTTCCAGCAAGACCAAGACTGATGGCatggataggtattccttgattctatcgaaaGCTTTCTGACATTCCTCAATCCATTCGttgcaacatcctttttcaacattttgaaaattggctcacagatcACGGtcgactgtgctatgaatcgactgatgtaatTGAGACAccctaagaaactcatcacgtctttcttgcTCTTTGGGGGTGTcaaatcttgtatggctttgacctttgaggGGTCCAATTCAATCCCCCGATGACTGACGATGAAACATAGCAATTTTCCAGTAGGAACTCCAAAaccacactttgcaggattcagtttcagattgtacctttgAAGAAGATTAAAGAATTTCCTTAAATCTGTTATATGATCTGCACTTCTTCTGGATTTGGTGATGATGTCATCCACGTATACTTCTATTTCCTTGTGAATCATTTCATGGAAAATGGTCGCCATGGCTCTCATATAGGCGGTctctgcattcttcaggccaaaTGGCATCATTTAGTAACAACACATTCCCACAGAGTGATAAAGgctgttttctcagcatcttcctcatctatccaaaTCTGATGGTATCCTGCgaagcagtccacaaaggattgtagttcatgcttggcacagttgtcaatcaGTATGTGTATATTGAGTAACGggaaatcatctttgggacttgctttatttaaatctcgatagtcaacgcatactctgaccttcccatccttctttggaactggcacgatgttggccaaccatgtaggatataTTCGACCActctgagaactttggctttgatctgcttggtgacttcttctttgatttttagactcatattaggtttgaactttctaagtTTCTGTTTTACAGGCGGACACATCGGATCAGTAGGTAGTTTATGAGCCACTATAGACGTGCTCAAACCAGTTATATCGTCATAAGACCATGCGAAAATATCCTTATACTCCTTCAGGAAACGGGtgtattcttctttttctgaTGGTGAAAAATGGATACTTATGCGAGTTTCTTTGACTGTCTCAGAATCTCCCAAGTTGACtatctcagtttcgtccaggttagacttaggcttattctcaaaattatcaacttctctaacaatTTTCTCAGGGattatatcttcttcttctacttcttttgaatcactatccttatgttgcattgcctcattacatgtcacaattcttggttcatcaagataagtaataataatgttgtagaggaaaaatgtaaaagataataataaatactaaaataacaatgcattaattaaatctcgaaaatatcaaaacaggTACGGCTcaatgactcgagcaattatttcaaaacaaaatgcgtCTTAAAAAGACATACTGGAAATATCTTAAATGCTTAAAATGGCTTTTAAAAAAACAGGTCATGCTAATTGCCAGGCTACCCTAGAACTTGACGGCCCGGGATGGTGCAGCAGTccaattgtaacgacccgaattTTCATTTTAAAAATTTGCGTCTCGTTCAATGGCTTAAGACCTTGAGAAGCTTCGTAATACACATTATGAAAAATTCGAAGTTAAATTTAAAGTAAAATCAAAATCTTATTTTTGAAGCTCAAATGGAAAGAGTTAACCGAAGAGTTGACTTTTGAGAAAACGACCCTGAAACGGAATTTAATGAtatcaatagcttcgtatggtgatttagAACTTAGATGTGtgtccgaatttggatttggaagtccatagGACAATTCGACGCATTTTGGCGAAATAAGAAAGTTGAcgtgttctaattatattatCTTATATGTGGAAGAGGTCTATTACCATGATGAATACCAATTGGATATTATAGCAAGTGTAAGAGGGGTACTATAAGATatatggggtctaaggaaagtcctaagtctaagccaagttggaaaatttcataatagactaaagttgtaaatgagtacgcacaagacctcactttggatgAGCATATCTACAGATATATAAAGATTTGTGTGATGAACAACATATAAATTTAAAGCTCtgtgagtctagtttccaacacatcaaaccgttcgtcatttggaggtgtatacagaaagttatgaccattttactagACTTGTATCATATGTGCGGCCAGGTGCGCGGCCTGAGCGCGACCGCGCATATTCAGAAGTTTCTGCCTCGTGAGCGTGGCCTTAGCGCGGGCGTGCTAGTAGAAGACctctaaatacacctaaggacgGGGAAGGAgaggatttaagtcatttttctagactagggcatcctctccatcACCCATTCCGTCAAGGCTCCAATTACACGGCTAaagtgagtttttaagtgtgtttttatggtgatttcacttctcaatcactagttacaacatggttttgattggatttcataggatttcttcaaaatttcaagaaCACCTTAAAGTTGTCTTTCAAgttttggtctacaagaggtaatctttcacccttagacttacatatatggagttattatggaattatgagtatgaatcaagtattacaacttatggtatggtgattggaaatcataaattctcaatttaaatacatgatcatggtagggatttaaaggtgattatttgatggaatttttgttggttgggtgtgaatggttgatcacccatatgatgttaggagtataaaattgttaaagaataatggtGGGATGAATTGTTGGTAAATTGTAGTAGTTGGATGAACTAATTCTATGGTTAAGAGATGTAGTCAAATGTGCACACCtagtgtttgatgaaatgc
Proteins encoded:
- the LOC138868457 gene encoding uncharacterized protein, which gives rise to MYFLDEEVSFVGEDITETYDGWSIFFDGAANFKAVGIGAVSVSETGQHYPVSVKLRLPCTNNMAEYEACINIQELLVIGDSDLLVHQVQGEWATKNSKILLYLYHVQELMKRFTKIEFKHVPRIQNEFADALATLSSMIQHPDKNFIDLIPVRIHIQPAYCAHVEEETDGNPWFHDIKDYLARGEYPKHANHPQKCMLRRLSNHFFQSGGTLYIRTPNLGLSRCVDAKEASRLLEEIHAGTCGLHMNGFVLAKKILRA